A region of the Acinetobacter defluvii genome:
CAACAACATGGTGCTAAAAATATTGTCTTTGTCGATGGTTGGACAGGCAAAGGTGCGATTTGTCGTGAATTGACCCAAAACTTACAAAGCTATCCTGAATTATTTGATGCAGGCTGGGAGATTCCTCGCCTTGTAACCTTATCAGATTTGGGAGGGTATTCTTGGTTGAGTGCCAGTTGTGAAGACTGGCTCATTCCTTTTGGCATCTTAGGTTCAGTCATTTCAGGTCTAACTTCGCGCAGTATTTTACGAGAAGATATTGATCAAGACGAAGCGAAATTAGACTGTTTTAATCCTGAAAAATGGCATGATTGTGTGATTTATACACATCTTGAGCAACACGATTTATCACGACAATTCATCCAAGATATTTTAAATATTATTGCGCAACAACCAACCCAAGAAAAAATTGAGTGGAATAACCAGATTCGCTTAACCCAGCAAAAACACTGTTTAAGTACAGTGGACTGGATAGCAGCACAATACCAAATCAATAACATTAATCATATTAAACCGAGTATCGCAGAAGCGACCCGTGCCGTACTTAGACGTGTGCCTGAACGTATTTTAATCCGAGATGAACACAATCCTCATGTTCAGCTCCTGTTACACTTTGCGCAACAACAGCATGTCCCAGTTGATATTTTAGGTTCAAAATTAGGTCCCTATCATGCAGTGACCTTAATCAAAAAGGTTGGAAAATAATAGAATGAAACAATTACAATACGCCATTGAACTCGGTGCGACGATGTATATTCCTGCCACGCATGAAAATTTATGGGACGTGACGGAAGGTAATAAATTTACCAATCTAAAATCTATCGCTGTATGTTTGGAAGATGCTGTTTTAGAAAAAGATGTACAAACAGCAATGGTGAATTTAAAAGCACTTTTGCAAAAACGTGCAGAACATCCAAACCTAAAAGCACCCGCTCTGTTTATCCGTCCACGTCATATCGAAATGGCAAAATATATTGTGGACTGGGATTTACACCATACCATTAGTGGTATGATTTTACCGAAGTTTACTTTGCATAATTTAATGCAATGGATGGAGGTCTTGCCTTCTCATATCAATTTAATGCCCACCTT
Encoded here:
- a CDS encoding cysteine protease StiP domain-containing protein — translated: MSNLNDINQTLANLGFHGSYHPQDITFLLNITQLKPTPVAEKERLIQSGKKHYSEMISEEKAPSPEHLKHFQHAFKHGAERLAREAQQLSQALMARFPNQPIILVSLVRAGVPLGVLLKHCIHQNQPCFHYGISIIRDRGIDFAALNAIIQQHGAKNIVFVDGWTGKGAICRELTQNLQSYPELFDAGWEIPRLVTLSDLGGYSWLSASCEDWLIPFGILGSVISGLTSRSILREDIDQDEAKLDCFNPEKWHDCVIYTHLEQHDLSRQFIQDILNIIAQQPTQEKIEWNNQIRLTQQKHCLSTVDWIAAQYQINNINHIKPSIAEATRAVLRRVPERILIRDEHNPHVQLLLHFAQQQHVPVDILGSKLGPYHAVTLIKKVGK